The following are encoded together in the Lactuca sativa cultivar Salinas chromosome 1, Lsat_Salinas_v11, whole genome shotgun sequence genome:
- the LOC111886051 gene encoding cell division cycle protein 48 homolog codes for MLRSSDISWRFIRFTLSVARILPFPEFLLTDGFLLHIGAPNLQSFDMSNQPESSSSEPKGPPAAKKDFSTAILERKKSPNRLVVDEAVNDDNSVVAMHPNTMEKLQLFRGDTILIKGKKRRDTVCIALADETCDEPKIRMNKVIRTNLRVRLGDVVSVHQCPDVKYGKRIHVLPLDDTIEGVTGDLFDAYLKPYFLEAYRPVRKGDHFLVRGGMRSVEFKVIETDPGEYCVVAPDTEIFCEGEPIKRDDEDRLDEIGYDDVGGVRKQMAQIRELVELPLRHPQLFKSIGVKPPKGILLYGPPGSGKTLIARAVANETGAFFFCINGPEIMSKLAGESESNLRKAFEEAEKNAPSIIFIDEIDSIAPKREKTNGEVERRIVSQLLTLMDGLKSRAHVIVMGATNRPNSIDPALRRFGRFDREIDIGVPDEIGRLEVIRIHTKNMKLSDDVDLEKIAKETHGYVGADLAALCTEAALQCIREKMDVIDLEDDSIDAEILNSMAVSNEHFQTALGTSNPSALRETVVEVPNCSWDDIGGLENVKRELQETVQYPVEHPEKFEKFGMSPSKGVLFYGPPGCGKTLLAKAIANECQANFISIKGPELLTMWFGESEANVREIFDKARGSAPCVLFFDELDSIATQRGSSSGDAGGAADRVLNQLLTEMDGMSAKKTVFIIGATNRPDIIDPALLRPGRLDQLIYIPLPDEDSRHQIFKAAMRKSPVSKDVDLRALAKYTQGFSGADITEICQRACKYAIRENIEKDIERERKRSENPDSMDEDEDEVAEIKAAHFEESMKYARRSVSDADIRKYQAFAQTLQQSRGFGSEFRFPEAAGAAAAGGSDPFAAAAGGGGDDDDLYS; via the exons atgctcAGATCGAGCGATATCTCCTGGCGATTTATCAGATTCACCCTTTCCGTTGCTCGCATTCTCCCCTTCCCCGAGTTCCTCCTCACTGACGGATTCCTTCTCCATATCGGAGCACCCAATCTCCAGTCATTCGATATGAGCAATCAGCCGGAGTCTTCTTCATCGGAGCC GAAAGGCCCGCCTGCGGCGAAAAAAGACTTTTCAACCGCTATCTTGGAGCGCAAGAAGTCTCCGAACCGGCTTGTCGTTGACGAAGCCGTCAATGACGACAACTCAGTCGTCGCTATGCACCCTAATACGATGGAGAAGTTGCAGCTTTTCCGCGGTGATACCATACTGATCAAG GGGAAGAAAAGGAGAGATACAGTCTGCATTGCCCTTGCAGATGAAACCTGTGATGAACCAAAGATCAGAATGAACAAAGTCATTCGAACAAACCTAAGGGTTCGACTTGGAGATGTTGTATCTGTTCACCAATGTCCAGATGTGAAATATGGGAAACGTATCCATGTCCTTCCTCTAGATGACACCATTGAAGGTGTCACAGGAGACTTATTCGATGCTTACCTCAAAC CCTACTTCTTGGAGGCATATAGACCTGTAAGAAAGGGTGATCATTTTCTTGTGAGAGGAGGCATGCGAAGTGTGGAATTCAAAGTAATTGAAACTGATCCAGGGGAGTATTGTGTTGTTGCTCCAGACACTGAAATATTCTGTGAGGGTGAACCTATTAAGAGAGACGATGAAGATAGGCTAGACGAGATTGGTTATGATGATGTAGGTGGTGTAAGAAAACAAATGGCTCAAATTCGTGAACTTGTTGAATTACCATTACGCCACCCACAGCTTTTCAAATCCATTGGAGTAAAACCTCCGAAGGGTATTTTACTATATGGCCCTCCAGGATCTGGAAAGACACTCATAGCAAGAGCAGTAGCCAATGAAACAGGAGCTTTCTTTTTCTGCATCAATGGGCCAGAAATCATGTCAAAGCTGGCTGGAGAAAGTGAGAGCAATCTCAGAAAGGCTTTTGAAGAGGCTGAAAAGAATGCCCCTTCGATTATTTTCATTGATGAGATTGACTCAATTGCCCCTAAAAGAGAGAAGACTAATGGTGAAGTCGAAAGGAGGATTGTTTCACAGCTGTTGACACTTATGGATGGGTTAAAGTCACGTGCACATGTTATTGTAATGGGAGCTACAAATCGCCCTAATAGCATTGACCCTGCTTTAAGAAGGTTTGGGAGATTCGATAGGGAAATTGACATTGGTGTCCCTGATGAAATTGGGCGTCTTGAGGTTATTCGTATCCACACTAAGAACATGAAACTCTCTGATGAT GTTGATTTGGAAAAGATAGCTAAAGAAACACATGGGTATGTCGGTGCTGACCTGGCAGCTCTCTGTACTGAAGCTGCACTACAATGCATTAGAGAGAAAATGGATGTGATTGATTTGGAAGATGATTCCATTGATGCTGAGATTCTGAATTCCATGGCTGTTTCAAATGAACATTTCCAGACTGCTCTTGGAACAAGCAATCCCTCTGCTTTGCGTGAAACT GTTGTGGAAGTTCCTAATTGCAGCTGGGATGATATTGGAGGTCTTGAGAATGTTAAGCGTGAGCTTCAAGAG ACTGTTCAATACCCTGTGGAGCACCCTGAGAAATTTGAGAAATTTGGAATGTCACCCTCGAAAGGAGTTCTTTTCTATGGCCCACCTGGATGTGGAAAAACACTTTTAGCCAAGGCTATTGCAAATGAATGTCAAGCTAACTTTATAAGCATTAAAGGACCTGAATTGCTTACTATGTGGTTTGGTGAAAGTGAAGCCAATGTTCGTGAGATTTTTGATAAGGCTAGAGGTTCTGCACCCTGTGTCCTCTTCTTTGATGAACTTGATTCCATTGCTACTCAG AGGGGAAGTAGTTCCGGGGACGCAGGAGGAGCTGCAGATCGTGTTCTGAACCAACTGCTGACAGAAATGGACGGAATGTCAGCGAAAAAGACGGTTTTCATAATCGGAGCCACCAACAGACCGGACATAATCGACCCTGCACTGCTTCGTCCAGGGCGGCTCGATCAACTGATTTATATCCCACTACCTGACGAGGATTCCCGCCACCAGATTTTCAAGGCCGCAATGCGCAAATCCCCTGTTTCCAAAGATGTCGATTTAAGAGCCCTCGCCAAATACACTCAAGGCTTTAGCGGTGCTGACATCACCGAAATATGTCAGCGTGCCTGCAAGTACGCAATCCGAGAGAACATCGAGAAA GATATAGAGAGGGAAAGAAAGAGGAGTGAGAATCCAGACTCCATGGATGAGGATGAAGATGAGGTGGCAGAGATTAAGGCTGCACATTTTGAGGAGTCTATGAAATATGCGCGTAGAAGTGTGAGTGATGCGGATATTAGAAAGTATCAAGCGTTTGCTCAGACATTGCAACAGTCCAGAGGGTTTGGGTCGGAGTTCCGATTCCCTGAAGCGGCTGGAGCGGCGGCAGCTGGTGGTTCTGACCCGTTTGCGGCGGCGGCTGGTGGTGGTGGAGATGATGATGACTTATACAGTtag